A portion of the Nitratidesulfovibrio termitidis HI1 genome contains these proteins:
- a CDS encoding CheR family methyltransferase has protein sequence MNSTRSDGPALPPGCARPGPMSQKLFDRMSRFVYEQVGIKLPGSKRVMLEARLQKRLRVLGMASYDQYVDYLFTEKGVAEELRNFIDVVTTNTTEFFREPRHFDYLTSTLLPGWTGEAARLRASRPLRVWSAGCSIGMEPYTLAMVLRDYEERTPGFSFSILATDISSRALQQAVRAVYDEERVHNVPDQFRKRYLLRSRDRTRRLVRIGPELRSAVRFERLNFMDPFSFSEPMDIIFCRNVIIYFDKPTQEGLFSRFCQCLRPGGHLFIGHSESLTGMALPLEQVAPTVYRRTR, from the coding sequence ATGAACTCCACCCGCAGTGACGGTCCGGCCCTGCCCCCAGGCTGTGCCCGCCCCGGCCCCATGTCGCAGAAGCTGTTCGACCGCATGAGCCGCTTCGTTTACGAACAGGTGGGCATCAAGCTGCCCGGCTCCAAGCGGGTGATGCTGGAGGCGCGCCTGCAAAAACGGCTGCGCGTGCTGGGCATGGCCAGCTACGACCAGTACGTGGACTATCTGTTCACGGAAAAGGGCGTTGCCGAGGAGTTGCGCAACTTCATCGACGTGGTGACCACCAACACCACGGAATTCTTCCGCGAGCCGCGCCATTTCGACTATCTGACCTCCACCTTGCTGCCCGGCTGGACGGGCGAGGCAGCGCGCCTGCGCGCTTCGCGCCCCCTGCGGGTATGGAGCGCGGGCTGTTCCATCGGCATGGAGCCCTACACCCTGGCCATGGTGCTGCGCGACTACGAGGAACGCACCCCCGGCTTCAGCTTTTCCATCCTGGCCACGGACATTTCGTCACGGGCGCTGCAACAGGCCGTGCGCGCCGTGTACGACGAGGAGCGGGTGCACAACGTGCCGGACCAGTTCCGCAAGCGCTACCTGCTGCGCAGCCGCGACCGTACGCGCCGCCTGGTGCGCATCGGGCCGGAGTTGCGCTCCGCCGTGCGCTTCGAGCGGCTGAACTTCATGGATCCCTTCAGCTTTTCCGAGCCCATGGACATCATTTTCTGCCGCAACGTGATCATCTACTTCGACAAGCCCACGCAGGAAGGGCTGTTCAGCCGGTTCTGCCAGTGCCTGCGTCCCGGCGGGCACCTGTTCATCGGCCACTCCGAAAGTCTTACCGGCATGGCGTTGCCGCTTGAACAGGTGGCGCCCACCGTCTACCGGAGGACGCGATGA
- a CDS encoding chemotaxis protein CheA, producing MQSQEDANRAAFIEEAQDLLAELETALLELEAQPDDRDLVARVFRAMHTIKGSGAMFGFDDIAHFTHDVETVFDRVRNGEVPVTRQLLDLTLASRDHIAQLLHCAVTGDAPDLTHAAAITASLRALVPAAVTAADASPHDAADGECPAEPEAPCPPCARTWRVRFRPAPPILFSGANPLSLLDELRDLGGAQVFPHFSEVPGLDELQPELCHVWWDVLLSTESDEAAIRDVFLFVEDDADIDIRLVDDARIVDDAAYKRLGEILIERGDVSADDLHRVLDEQRPLGRLLSDAGVVEAEKVDAALAEQQAMRAIRQTRDKESSVREDSGASIRVAASKLDFLVDLVGELVIVQAQLSQAAHLRSDPGLLGLVEELERLSDELRDTTLGIRMLPIGTTFSKFRRLVRDLSAELGKDVELVTLGGETELDKTVIERLGDPLVHCLRNSLDHGVESPDVRAAAGKPRTGTVTLSAAHAGGEVLITIADDGAGIDPVRVMDLARKRGVIAPDADLPAREAIELIFAAGFSTAEKVTNVSGRGVGMDVVKRSIEALRGRIELDSAVGKGTTLTIRLPLTLAIIDGLQVLVGGESYVIPLNHVEECAEHATPSAAEGRQRIINLRGEIVPYIRLRELFASSGPAPAIEQVVVVDAQGSRFGLVVDCVVGEHQTVIKSLGRIYKDVPGISGATIKGDGSMALILDVPGLVQLAADQPQRGQRVPVASHGGGA from the coding sequence ATGCAATCGCAGGAAGACGCAAACAGGGCAGCCTTCATCGAAGAGGCGCAGGACCTGCTGGCGGAGCTGGAAACGGCCTTGCTGGAACTGGAGGCGCAGCCCGATGACCGCGACCTGGTGGCGCGTGTGTTCCGGGCCATGCATACCATCAAGGGCTCCGGGGCCATGTTCGGCTTTGACGACATCGCCCACTTCACCCACGACGTGGAAACGGTGTTCGACCGGGTGCGCAACGGCGAGGTGCCCGTCACGCGCCAGTTGCTGGACCTGACCCTGGCCTCGCGCGACCACATCGCCCAACTGCTGCACTGCGCGGTCACCGGCGACGCCCCGGACCTGACGCACGCCGCCGCCATCACCGCCTCGTTGCGGGCGCTGGTGCCCGCAGCCGTCACTGCCGCCGATGCCTCGCCGCACGACGCCGCCGACGGTGAATGCCCGGCGGAACCGGAAGCGCCGTGCCCCCCCTGCGCCCGCACCTGGCGGGTGCGCTTTCGCCCCGCGCCGCCGATTCTTTTCAGCGGCGCCAATCCCTTGTCCCTGCTGGACGAACTCCGCGACCTGGGCGGAGCGCAGGTGTTCCCGCACTTCAGCGAAGTGCCCGGCCTTGACGAATTGCAGCCCGAACTCTGCCACGTGTGGTGGGACGTGCTGCTTTCCACCGAGTCGGACGAGGCCGCCATTCGCGACGTGTTCCTGTTCGTGGAGGATGACGCGGACATCGACATCCGCCTGGTGGACGATGCGCGCATCGTGGATGATGCCGCCTACAAGCGGCTGGGCGAAATCCTGATCGAACGCGGGGACGTCAGCGCCGACGACCTGCACCGCGTGCTGGACGAACAGCGCCCCCTGGGCAGGCTGCTGTCCGACGCGGGCGTGGTGGAGGCCGAGAAGGTGGACGCCGCGCTGGCCGAGCAGCAGGCCATGCGGGCCATCCGCCAGACGCGCGACAAGGAATCTTCCGTACGCGAGGACTCCGGGGCCAGCATCCGGGTTGCCGCGTCCAAGCTGGACTTTCTGGTGGACCTGGTGGGCGAACTGGTCATCGTGCAGGCGCAGCTTTCGCAGGCGGCGCATCTGCGCAGCGACCCCGGCCTGCTGGGGCTGGTGGAGGAACTGGAGCGCCTCAGCGACGAACTGCGCGACACCACCCTTGGCATCCGCATGCTGCCCATCGGCACCACGTTCAGCAAGTTCCGCCGCCTGGTGCGCGATCTTTCGGCGGAACTGGGCAAGGACGTGGAACTGGTGACCCTGGGCGGCGAGACGGAACTGGACAAGACCGTCATAGAACGCCTGGGCGACCCGCTGGTGCACTGCCTGCGCAACAGCCTGGACCACGGGGTGGAATCGCCCGACGTGCGCGCCGCCGCGGGCAAGCCGCGCACCGGCACGGTAACCCTTTCGGCGGCCCATGCCGGGGGCGAGGTGCTGATCACCATCGCCGACGACGGCGCGGGCATCGACCCGGTACGGGTCATGGACCTTGCCCGCAAGCGCGGCGTTATCGCCCCTGATGCGGACCTGCCGGCGCGCGAGGCCATCGAGCTTATCTTCGCCGCCGGCTTTTCCACGGCGGAAAAGGTCACCAACGTTTCCGGCCGGGGCGTGGGCATGGACGTGGTGAAGCGTTCCATCGAGGCGCTGCGCGGCCGCATTGAACTGGACAGCGCGGTGGGCAAGGGCACCACCCTGACCATCCGCCTGCCGCTGACCCTGGCCATCATCGACGGGCTGCAGGTGCTGGTGGGCGGCGAATCGTACGTCATTCCGCTGAACCACGTGGAAGAATGCGCGGAACACGCCACCCCCAGCGCGGCCGAGGGCAGGCAGCGCATCATCAACCTGCGCGGGGAAATCGTGCCCTACATCCGCCTGCGCGAGCTGTTCGCCTCGTCCGGCCCCGCGCCCGCCATCGAGCAGGTGGTGGTGGTCGATGCGCAGGGCAGCCGGTTCGGTCTGGTGGTGGACTGCGTGGTGGGCGAGCACCAGACGGTCATCAAGAGCCTGGGCCGCATCTACAAGGATGTGCCGGGCATTTCCGGCGCCACCATCAAGGGCGACGGCAGCATGGCCCTGATCCTGGACGTGCCCGGCCTGGTGCAGCTTGCGGCGGACCAGCCCCAGCGGGGGCAGCGCGTTCCGGTGGCGTCGCACGGGGGCGGTGCATGA
- a CDS encoding response regulator, translating into MSKLIMTVDDSASIRQMVGFTLRNAGYEVIEAKDGKDAVSKLSGPIKMVITDLNMPNMDGIELIRQIRANPAYKFIPVVMLTTESQATRKQEGKAAGATGWIVKPFQPEQLLAVVKKVLG; encoded by the coding sequence ATGAGCAAGCTCATCATGACGGTGGACGATTCGGCGAGCATCCGGCAGATGGTAGGCTTCACCCTGCGCAACGCCGGGTATGAAGTCATCGAGGCCAAGGACGGCAAGGATGCGGTGAGCAAGCTCTCCGGCCCCATCAAGATGGTGATCACCGACCTGAACATGCCCAACATGGATGGCATAGAGCTGATCCGGCAGATTCGCGCCAACCCCGCGTACAAGTTCATCCCGGTCGTCATGCTGACCACCGAATCGCAGGCCACGCGCAAGCAGGAAGGCAAGGCCGCCGGGGCCACGGGGTGGATCGTCAAGCCGTTTCAGCCGGAACAGTTGCTGGCCGTGGTCAAGAAGGTGCTCGGCTAG
- a CDS encoding methyl-accepting chemotaxis protein: MQEYTALAREVRERLDRVGSGLALLVQRREDDFLALGAELQDVAMRVQDIAADSQKLNHIASGDTVRHILEELVAELDAMQTLCHVDDDAKDVAMLARARELVHELSKSIRDYARVVRTLQMLGISTRIESARLGSDGRGFSTLADDVEKLGYKIVEYSDRIMQQAKTLDTLAEKAEASTREMHEMQRECAYSVFGSIRDNMDTLHEVAEGSRKASEDVRGHTADIAVSMGHIIGSLQFHDIVRQQVEHVEEALADARAGLEGSPANSSASTPGTSDEPPADEALAVELAVAADICALQQAQLENARGSFSDAVSTLRRELTAIAASVRGVGQRTGGFSDETCLGEGCGGTAVLDHMESSVSEIATRMLSLAEQGERMGHVMVEVAEMVAQMSAFLEDIEDVGDEIELIALNASIRAAHTGEKGKALGVLASSIQRLSQDAGESTTALATLLREVDGVAGQLKTYATAYLDSSRVSEISEELEGLTRGLREVNGEAARLFASVGLACTELADQVDHAVKGLDFDAQVVAGLSGAADDMGETADMLRERVPASARAAASHRLAAMRDRYTMEQERVLHGRVLGGGHAAQDAAADGSGDGYGDNVELF; this comes from the coding sequence ATGCAGGAATACACGGCGCTGGCGCGCGAGGTGCGGGAGCGGCTTGATCGTGTGGGCAGCGGGCTTGCCCTGCTGGTGCAGCGGCGCGAAGACGACTTTCTTGCCCTTGGCGCGGAATTGCAGGACGTGGCCATGCGGGTGCAGGATATCGCCGCGGACAGCCAGAAGCTGAACCACATCGCCTCGGGCGACACCGTACGCCATATTCTGGAAGAACTGGTGGCGGAACTGGACGCCATGCAGACCCTCTGCCACGTGGACGATGATGCCAAAGACGTCGCCATGCTGGCCCGCGCCCGCGAACTGGTGCACGAACTTTCCAAATCCATACGCGACTACGCCCGCGTGGTGCGCACCCTGCAGATGCTGGGCATTTCCACGCGCATCGAAAGCGCCCGCCTGGGCTCCGACGGGCGCGGCTTCAGCACCCTTGCCGACGATGTGGAAAAGCTGGGCTACAAGATCGTCGAATATTCCGATCGCATCATGCAGCAGGCCAAGACGCTGGACACCCTGGCCGAAAAGGCGGAGGCCAGCACCCGCGAGATGCACGAGATGCAGCGTGAATGCGCCTATTCGGTGTTCGGCTCCATCCGTGACAACATGGACACCCTGCACGAAGTGGCCGAGGGCAGCCGCAAGGCCTCGGAAGACGTGCGCGGCCACACGGCGGACATTGCCGTTTCCATGGGACACATCATAGGATCCCTGCAATTTCACGACATCGTGCGCCAGCAGGTGGAACACGTGGAGGAAGCCCTGGCCGACGCCCGCGCGGGTCTGGAAGGTTCCCCCGCCAATTCTTCCGCCAGCACCCCCGGCACTTCGGACGAACCCCCAGCCGACGAGGCCCTGGCCGTGGAACTGGCCGTGGCTGCGGACATCTGCGCCTTGCAGCAGGCCCAGTTGGAAAACGCCCGGGGCAGTTTTTCCGATGCCGTTTCCACCTTGCGGCGCGAACTGACGGCCATTGCCGCCAGCGTGCGCGGGGTGGGCCAGCGGACTGGCGGGTTTTCGGACGAAACGTGCCTGGGCGAAGGCTGCGGGGGCACTGCCGTTCTCGACCACATGGAGAGCAGCGTGTCGGAAATCGCCACGCGCATGCTGTCGCTGGCCGAGCAGGGCGAGCGCATGGGCCACGTCATGGTCGAGGTGGCCGAGATGGTGGCGCAGATGAGCGCCTTTCTTGAAGACATAGAAGACGTCGGCGACGAGATAGAGCTCATTGCGCTCAACGCCAGCATCCGCGCCGCACATACCGGTGAAAAGGGCAAGGCCCTGGGGGTGCTGGCCTCGTCCATCCAGCGGCTGTCGCAGGACGCGGGCGAAAGCACCACGGCCCTGGCCACCCTGCTGCGCGAGGTGGACGGTGTGGCCGGGCAACTCAAGACCTACGCCACCGCCTATCTCGACTCCTCGCGAGTATCCGAAATTTCCGAGGAACTGGAAGGGCTTACCCGTGGCCTGCGCGAAGTGAACGGCGAGGCCGCGCGGCTGTTCGCCAGTGTGGGACTGGCCTGCACGGAACTGGCCGACCAAGTGGACCATGCGGTGAAGGGGCTGGATTTCGACGCGCAGGTGGTGGCCGGACTTTCCGGGGCCGCCGACGACATGGGCGAGACGGCGGACATGCTGCGGGAACGGGTGCCTGCCTCGGCGCGGGCGGCTGCATCGCACCGCCTGGCCGCCATGCGTGACCGCTATACCATGGAGCAGGAACGGGTGCTGCATGGCCGCGTGCTGGGCGGCGGTCATGCGGCGCAAGACGCTGCCGCCGACGGAAGCGGGGACGGCTACGGCGACAACGTGGAACTTTTCTGA
- a CDS encoding methyl-accepting chemotaxis protein yields MENSRSPFPIVLAALGAALSLLAAGLALPGGVAWSGIALCGGLALTAGVIAYAMRATASSLERLRTELAALGPVRVRDDMRARDVAPHPALEAAARLEADTTQLHTAFDVMTAPVLLLDASGRIARVSKGVVTLAGLSEERMVGRTPAEALAGGAGNNGSAKAALDFMPVLPTTSMHRDVELATPSGVPLSLQVLSESLVDADGIVTGAVVTLFDHSDSRRECSALELRQQELLATGADISGLAQRVASASEELSASSDEQARGAARQKEQAASVATAMEQMRNTVLEVARNASATSDAAQGARDDATAGATLVQRAVEGINAVAESADRLATELNQLDGQAGEIGRIIGVINDIADQTNLLALNAAIEAARAGDAGRGFAVVADEVRKLAEKTMSATKEVEQAVRTIQQRSHDAMQSMQVTGGQVTESTRLSNEAGQSISRITARIQDMVERVAQIATAAEQQSASAEEVTGAVEAIATVAGESETGAVQASAATRYLAGLSQELLTLAVRFSEAKVDATKLWKSQGQMRGVLPKLMQEFAVGNYGRDVVAKMLEAMGNPVFLATANYPDQVLKQMAHELSRITGDSTREVFRKLGRYTMDGFYRMYRRYFKTNDLKELYLGMDALHKQLTKDYPGINPPAFTYEDKGNTLVMTYRSSRALFEYFEGIILGAADFMKRKVDVRLTPQSEHVARAEIRFLD; encoded by the coding sequence ATGGAAAACTCGCGTTCGCCCTTTCCCATTGTCCTGGCCGCACTTGGTGCCGCATTGAGCCTTCTCGCCGCCGGTCTTGCGCTTCCGGGCGGCGTCGCGTGGTCCGGCATCGCCTTGTGCGGCGGTCTTGCACTGACCGCCGGGGTCATTGCCTACGCGATGCGTGCCACCGCATCGTCGCTGGAGCGGCTGAGAACCGAACTGGCAGCGCTGGGGCCGGTGCGGGTGCGGGACGACATGCGCGCCCGGGATGTGGCCCCTCACCCGGCTTTGGAGGCCGCAGCCCGGCTGGAGGCGGATACCACTCAACTGCATACGGCCTTCGACGTCATGACCGCTCCGGTGTTGCTGCTGGATGCCTCGGGCCGCATCGCCAGGGTCAGCAAGGGGGTGGTCACCCTGGCGGGACTGTCGGAGGAACGGATGGTCGGGCGCACCCCGGCCGAGGCACTTGCGGGGGGCGCGGGGAATAACGGGTCCGCAAAAGCCGCGCTGGATTTCATGCCCGTGCTCCCCACCACTTCCATGCACCGCGACGTGGAACTGGCCACCCCGTCCGGGGTACCCCTGTCGTTGCAGGTGCTTTCCGAATCCCTGGTGGATGCCGACGGCATCGTGACCGGTGCGGTGGTGACCTTGTTCGACCACAGTGACTCGCGGCGCGAATGTTCGGCCCTGGAATTGCGCCAGCAGGAACTGCTGGCCACGGGGGCCGATATCAGCGGGCTGGCCCAGCGGGTGGCGTCCGCTTCCGAAGAACTTTCCGCCTCGTCCGACGAGCAGGCACGGGGGGCGGCACGTCAGAAGGAGCAGGCCGCGTCGGTGGCCACGGCCATGGAGCAGATGCGCAACACCGTGCTGGAGGTGGCGCGCAACGCATCGGCCACCTCCGACGCCGCCCAGGGCGCCCGCGACGATGCCACGGCGGGCGCGACACTGGTGCAGCGCGCCGTGGAAGGCATCAACGCCGTGGCCGAATCGGCCGACCGGCTGGCCACGGAACTGAACCAGCTGGACGGTCAGGCGGGCGAGATCGGCCGCATCATCGGGGTGATCAACGACATCGCCGACCAGACCAACCTGCTGGCGCTGAACGCGGCCATCGAAGCGGCCCGCGCCGGGGACGCCGGGCGCGGTTTTGCCGTGGTGGCCGACGAGGTGCGCAAGCTGGCCGAAAAGACCATGTCCGCCACCAAGGAAGTGGAACAGGCCGTGCGCACCATTCAGCAGCGTTCGCACGACGCCATGCAGTCCATGCAGGTTACGGGCGGGCAGGTGACCGAAAGCACGCGTCTTTCCAATGAAGCCGGGCAGTCCATCAGCCGCATCACTGCGCGCATACAGGACATGGTGGAGCGGGTGGCCCAGATTGCCACGGCGGCGGAGCAGCAATCCGCCTCGGCAGAGGAAGTCACCGGCGCGGTGGAGGCCATCGCCACGGTGGCCGGTGAATCGGAAACGGGCGCGGTGCAGGCCTCTGCGGCCACACGGTATCTGGCCGGGCTTTCACAGGAACTGCTGACCCTGGCCGTGCGCTTCAGCGAGGCCAAGGTGGACGCGACCAAGCTGTGGAAGTCGCAGGGGCAGATGCGCGGGGTGCTGCCCAAGCTGATGCAGGAATTCGCCGTGGGCAACTACGGGCGCGATGTGGTGGCCAAGATGCTGGAGGCCATGGGCAACCCCGTGTTTCTGGCCACCGCCAACTACCCGGACCAGGTGCTGAAGCAGATGGCCCACGAGCTTTCGCGCATCACGGGCGATTCGACCAGGGAAGTGTTCCGCAAGCTGGGACGTTACACCATGGATGGTTTCTACAGGATGTACCGCCGCTACTTCAAGACCAACGACCTGAAGGAACTGTACCTGGGCATGGATGCACTGCACAAGCAGCTCACCAAGGACTATCCCGGCATCAATCCACCAGCGTTCACCTATGAGGACAAGGGGAACACCCTTGTGATGACCTATCGATCCTCACGCGCGCTGTTCGAGTATTTCGAGGGCATCATCCTTGGTGCGGCGGACTTCATGAAGCGGAAGGTCGATGTCAGGCTGACCCCGCAGAGCGAACATGTGGCACGAGCGGAAATCCGCTTTCTGGACTGA
- the radA gene encoding DNA repair protein RadA translates to MKLRETYVCTACGARAPQWRGQCPACKEWNTLELTMAPREGKAGARPGASSAGPQGRAQALKDVADHGAEPFGSGLDALDRVLGKGLVPGAAILVGGEPGIGKSTLLLQVAGAVAAAGRGVLYLSGEESLPQLKARAARLGVLHDELMAVATTRLDDVLPHLEGPEAPALLIVDSVQTVSSDRAEGLPGNVSQVRAVSTEIVEACKRSGTTVLLVGHVTKDGALAGPRLLEHLVDTVISIEGDRRQMFRLLRVLKNRFGPNQELLVFRMVEQGMEVVEDPSTFFLGARDPALSGTALVMAVDGQRPLAVEVQALVTRSYLAIPRRTGLGFDVNRLHLLLAVLEKRLRLNFGQVDIYAKIGGGMKLQDPGMDLGLVAAVLSSFYDLPLPGRAVFWGEVDLNGQVRPVAAHSIRRDQARRLGYTPILHPADDHAHGVPTVAALQDALFRRAKRPAYADPAGHGSRAQGGGTPSGFGDPADSESEDGV, encoded by the coding sequence GTGAAGCTGCGCGAAACCTACGTCTGCACCGCCTGCGGGGCGCGCGCGCCGCAATGGCGCGGCCAGTGCCCCGCCTGCAAGGAATGGAACACCCTTGAACTGACCATGGCCCCGCGCGAGGGCAAGGCCGGGGCACGCCCCGGCGCGTCGTCCGCAGGGCCGCAGGGCAGGGCCCAGGCGCTGAAGGACGTGGCCGACCACGGCGCCGAACCCTTCGGCAGCGGCCTGGATGCGCTGGACCGCGTGCTGGGCAAGGGCCTTGTGCCGGGTGCGGCCATCCTTGTGGGGGGCGAGCCGGGCATCGGCAAGTCCACGCTGCTGTTGCAGGTAGCCGGGGCCGTTGCCGCCGCCGGACGCGGCGTGCTGTATCTTTCGGGCGAGGAATCGCTGCCCCAGTTGAAGGCCCGCGCCGCCCGCCTTGGCGTGCTGCACGACGAACTGATGGCCGTTGCCACCACCAGGCTGGACGATGTCCTGCCCCATCTCGAAGGCCCCGAAGCCCCGGCGCTGCTCATCGTCGATTCCGTGCAGACCGTCAGTTCCGACAGGGCAGAGGGGCTGCCCGGCAACGTCAGCCAGGTGCGCGCCGTGTCCACGGAAATCGTGGAGGCCTGCAAGCGCAGCGGCACCACCGTGCTGCTGGTGGGCCACGTGACCAAGGACGGCGCACTGGCCGGGCCACGCCTGCTGGAACACCTGGTGGACACGGTCATTTCCATCGAAGGCGACCGGCGGCAGATGTTCCGCCTGCTGCGGGTGCTCAAGAACCGTTTTGGCCCCAATCAGGAACTGCTGGTCTTCCGCATGGTGGAGCAGGGCATGGAGGTGGTGGAAGACCCTTCCACCTTCTTCCTCGGCGCGCGCGACCCGGCCCTGTCGGGCACCGCGCTGGTCATGGCCGTGGACGGGCAGCGTCCCCTTGCCGTTGAGGTGCAGGCCCTGGTCACCCGCAGCTATCTGGCCATTCCGCGCCGCACGGGGCTGGGGTTCGACGTCAACCGGCTGCACCTGCTGCTGGCGGTGCTGGAAAAGCGGCTGCGCCTCAACTTCGGGCAGGTGGACATCTACGCCAAGATCGGCGGCGGCATGAAGTTGCAGGATCCCGGCATGGACCTGGGGCTGGTGGCCGCCGTGCTGTCGTCGTTCTACGATCTGCCCCTGCCCGGGCGGGCCGTGTTCTGGGGCGAGGTCGATCTCAACGGGCAAGTGCGCCCGGTGGCCGCCCATTCCATCCGCCGCGACCAGGCCCGCAGGCTGGGCTATACGCCCATCCTGCATCCCGCCGATGATCATGCGCACGGCGTGCCCACCGTGGCCGCCTTGCAGGATGCGCTGTTCCGACGCGCCAAGCGCCCCGCGTACGCCGACCCGGCCGGGCATGGATCACGCGCGCAAGGCGGGGGCACCCCGTCCGGCTTCGGCGACCCCGCCGATTCCGAGTCCGAAGACGGCGTCTAG
- a CDS encoding DUF3426 domain-containing protein, whose translation MIVICPSCSTKYNLPDDRARPGAKLKCTLCKSVFPIESATPPSAGAPDFDAVMGGLGMGGLGMGGPDDAAASDTVSSNGAELDHGPFDVASDPEADLAAAVRAKVQADARKRGSADDGPDVSDIIGSMKGYNLDDAPPAVPPKKYGWPVIAGFVAVLLAVAVGVTLRFTGMWPGDKAVETPPPAVNGTEQIKNIALRNYRQYYVNNEKVGQVAVIEGKVVNNFSSPRELMKIEASLYDAAGTAVVTKQQLCGVTVSLFQLQVLGEQELETALNNKIEILTNNTNVPPGGEVPFMVVFYNPPASVAEFGVKVVEARIPPDGK comes from the coding sequence ATGATCGTCATTTGCCCCAGCTGCTCGACCAAATACAACCTGCCCGACGATCGCGCCCGCCCCGGTGCGAAGCTGAAATGCACCCTGTGCAAGTCCGTCTTTCCCATCGAATCGGCCACGCCGCCATCCGCTGGCGCGCCCGATTTCGACGCCGTCATGGGTGGACTTGGCATGGGCGGACTTGGCATGGGCGGACCGGATGACGCCGCCGCTTCCGACACCGTATCGTCCAACGGCGCGGAACTGGATCACGGCCCCTTCGACGTGGCTTCCGACCCCGAGGCGGATCTGGCAGCCGCCGTCCGTGCCAAGGTGCAGGCCGATGCCCGCAAGCGCGGCAGTGCCGACGATGGCCCGGACGTCAGCGACATCATCGGCTCCATGAAGGGCTACAACCTGGACGACGCCCCGCCCGCCGTGCCGCCCAAAAAGTACGGCTGGCCGGTCATCGCCGGGTTCGTGGCCGTGCTGCTGGCCGTGGCCGTGGGCGTCACCCTGCGCTTCACCGGCATGTGGCCAGGGGACAAGGCGGTGGAAACGCCCCCGCCCGCGGTCAACGGCACCGAGCAGATCAAGAACATCGCCTTGCGCAACTACCGCCAGTATTACGTGAACAACGAGAAGGTGGGCCAGGTTGCGGTGATCGAGGGCAAGGTGGTGAACAACTTTTCCTCGCCGCGCGAACTGATGAAGATCGAAGCCTCGCTGTACGACGCGGCGGGCACGGCCGTGGTCACCAAACAGCAGCTGTGCGGGGTCACCGTGTCGCTGTTCCAGTTGCAGGTGCTGGGCGAGCAGGAACTGGAAACGGCCCTCAACAACAAGATCGAAATCCTCACCAACAACACCAACGTACCCCCCGGCGGCGAAGTGCCGTTCATGGTGGTGTTCTACAACCCGCCCGCCTCCGTGGCCGAATTCGGCGTCAAGGTGGTGGAGGCGCGCATCCCCCCCGACGGCAAGTAG
- the hpt gene encoding hypoxanthine phosphoribosyltransferase, translating to MKIKDLKVVYDAQAIATRVAEMGQEINRLYAGEELVVVCVLKGAFMFFADLVRHLDMRPELDFVRVASYGSSTATCGTVSFTKDVEVPLQGKHVLLVEDIVDTGHTVDFLFRQLAARGAKSLRLAALVDKQERRAVPVRVDFAGFALPGGFIVGYGLDYAERYRELPGIYEAVIEAEGA from the coding sequence ATGAAGATCAAGGACTTGAAGGTAGTGTACGACGCACAGGCCATCGCCACGCGCGTGGCCGAAATGGGCCAGGAGATCAATCGCCTGTACGCGGGCGAGGAACTGGTGGTGGTCTGCGTGCTGAAGGGCGCGTTCATGTTCTTTGCCGATCTGGTGCGGCACCTGGACATGCGCCCGGAACTCGATTTCGTGCGCGTGGCCAGCTACGGCTCGTCCACCGCAACCTGCGGCACCGTCAGCTTCACCAAGGACGTGGAAGTGCCCTTGCAGGGCAAGCACGTGCTGCTGGTGGAAGACATCGTGGACACCGGCCACACCGTGGACTTCCTGTTCCGTCAGCTTGCGGCGCGCGGTGCAAAGAGCCTGCGCCTGGCCGCGCTGGTGGACAAGCAGGAGCGCCGCGCGGTGCCCGTGCGCGTGGACTTTGCGGGGTTTGCGTTGCCCGGTGGCTTCATTGTAGGGTATGGCCTCGACTATGCCGAACGGTATCGCGAACTTCCCGGTATCTACGAAGCCGTCATCGAAGCCGAGGGCGCCTAG
- a CDS encoding N-acetyltransferase — translation MGQPYIRKARVQDVKAIHGLLMHTSGQGLLLPRSLNQLYSHLRDFLVIDPDDGGPLVGCCALSIAWDDIAEVRSLVVADDLRGKGWGRKLVDACLSDAVTLGIFRVFALTYQVDFFLRMGFRVVEKDVLPQKIWADCIHCPKFPDCDETAVLLEM, via the coding sequence ATGGGCCAGCCGTACATCCGCAAGGCCCGCGTGCAGGACGTCAAGGCCATTCACGGCCTGCTCATGCACACCTCCGGCCAGGGGCTGCTGCTGCCGCGTTCGCTGAACCAGCTGTACAGCCACCTGCGCGACTTTCTGGTCATTGATCCCGACGACGGCGGCCCGCTGGTGGGCTGCTGCGCCCTGTCCATCGCCTGGGACGACATCGCCGAGGTGCGTTCGCTGGTGGTGGCCGACGACCTGCGCGGCAAGGGCTGGGGGCGCAAGCTAGTGGATGCCTGCCTGAGCGATGCCGTGACCCTGGGCATCTTCCGGGTGTTCGCGCTGACCTACCAGGTGGATTTCTTTTTGCGGATGGGGTTCCGGGTGGTGGAAAAGGACGTGCTGCCCCAGAAAATATGGGCGGACTGCATCCACTGTCCCAAGTTCCCCGATTGCGACGAAACGGCGGTGCTGCTGGAAATGTAG